From Halomicrobium salinisoli, the proteins below share one genomic window:
- a CDS encoding cob(I)yrinic acid a,c-diamide adenosyltransferase: MSDADGPGGDGPRAEPIEPAEPEEFGLVQVWWGDGKGKTTAALGMGMRAAGHGYRVHLLQFMKGGTGSVEDVRGEYNAIAELPGFSYENAGHYGWHGFLDGSDDDEHAARAEGALARAREIVAASTEASGPLPLSGPADDGVHMLLLDEVLYAANRGLLDPDDVVALIEDAPDDLELVLTGGHEEPDYLREHADLISEVGKREHPIDAGQGARKGTEF, encoded by the coding sequence CGATCGAACCGGCCGAGCCCGAGGAGTTCGGCCTCGTGCAGGTGTGGTGGGGCGACGGGAAGGGCAAGACCACCGCCGCGCTGGGGATGGGGATGCGCGCCGCCGGCCACGGCTACCGCGTCCACCTCTTGCAGTTCATGAAGGGCGGGACGGGCAGCGTCGAGGACGTCCGCGGCGAGTACAACGCCATCGCCGAGCTACCGGGCTTCTCCTACGAGAACGCCGGCCACTACGGCTGGCACGGCTTCCTCGACGGCAGCGACGACGACGAGCACGCGGCCCGCGCGGAGGGCGCGCTGGCCCGCGCCCGGGAGATCGTCGCGGCCTCCACGGAGGCCTCGGGCCCGCTCCCGCTTTCCGGCCCCGCCGACGACGGCGTCCACATGCTGCTACTGGACGAGGTGCTGTACGCGGCCAACCGCGGCCTGCTCGACCCCGACGACGTGGTGGCGCTGATCGAGGACGCCCCCGACGACCTGGAACTCGTCCTGACCGGCGGCCACGAGGAACCGGACTACCTCCGCGAGCACGCGGATCTGATCAGCGAGGTCGGCAAGCGCGAGCACCCCATCGACGCCGGCCAGGGCGCGCGGAAGGGAACGGAGTTCTGA